One part of the Anaeromyxobacter sp. Fw109-5 genome encodes these proteins:
- a CDS encoding sigma 54-interacting transcriptional regulator, producing MPELAFFRHGEELLRVALTGRTEIGRAPECDVSLPDPALSRVHAVVEPRGGGWLLVDRSGRGARIGGAEVPEAVLSDGDEIALGAWRALFRAAAALPPEETRAPGLTRVRDGGAAGAAPARLRVRAGGRERTVPVTAAGVVVGKDPTCDAPIDDPYVSARHLRIEPRGGLWHVVDLGSTNGTFISGARVSQAQLPLGVPVSLGDAEIVLERRDAPELERPEAFEGMITCDSGMRHVFELVERVAASDAAVTILGETGTGKELVARALHARSARRDGPFIPVNCSAIAETLIESELFGHEKGAFSGAERMRKGAFEEADRGTIFLDEIGELPLDLQPKLLRVLELGEVKRVGASRPLQVNVRIVAATHRDLRAQVRAGRFREDLFYRLCVVPVTVPPLRQRRGDVRALAETFLARAAPRGLPLRWAPEALAKLEGYDWPGNVRQLRNVVQRALLFRGEGQCVSADAVTFEDTRAAPGPGGDDDTLYLPGLTLEDIEREAIRLSLRRNKGKRAAVVKELHIAKSTVLKRIGQWGLHHEGRAAGEAGEGEDDGE from the coding sequence ATGCCCGAGCTCGCCTTCTTCCGCCACGGCGAGGAGCTCCTGCGCGTGGCGCTCACCGGCCGGACCGAGATCGGCCGCGCCCCGGAGTGCGACGTGTCGCTCCCGGACCCCGCCCTGTCGCGCGTCCACGCGGTGGTCGAGCCGCGCGGCGGCGGGTGGCTCCTCGTCGATCGATCCGGCCGAGGCGCGCGGATCGGCGGCGCGGAGGTCCCCGAGGCCGTCCTGTCGGACGGCGACGAGATCGCGCTCGGCGCGTGGCGCGCCCTCTTCCGTGCCGCCGCGGCCCTGCCGCCGGAGGAGACGCGCGCCCCCGGCCTCACCCGGGTCCGGGACGGCGGCGCGGCGGGAGCGGCCCCGGCGCGGCTGCGCGTCCGCGCGGGTGGCCGCGAGCGCACCGTGCCGGTGACCGCGGCGGGGGTGGTGGTGGGCAAGGACCCGACCTGCGACGCGCCGATCGACGACCCGTACGTCTCGGCGCGCCACCTGCGCATCGAGCCGCGCGGCGGCCTGTGGCACGTCGTCGATCTCGGCTCCACCAACGGCACGTTCATCTCGGGCGCCCGCGTCTCGCAGGCGCAGCTGCCCCTGGGCGTCCCGGTCTCGCTGGGCGACGCCGAGATCGTCCTCGAGCGGCGAGACGCGCCGGAGCTCGAGCGCCCCGAGGCGTTCGAGGGGATGATCACGTGCGACTCGGGCATGCGGCACGTGTTCGAGCTCGTCGAGCGGGTCGCGGCCTCCGACGCCGCGGTGACCATCCTCGGGGAGACCGGCACCGGCAAGGAGCTCGTCGCGCGCGCCTTGCACGCCCGCTCGGCCCGGCGCGACGGGCCGTTCATCCCGGTGAACTGCTCCGCCATCGCCGAGACGCTCATCGAGTCGGAGCTGTTCGGCCACGAGAAGGGCGCCTTCTCCGGCGCGGAGCGGATGCGCAAGGGAGCCTTCGAGGAGGCCGACCGCGGCACGATCTTCCTCGACGAGATCGGCGAGCTCCCCCTCGATCTGCAGCCGAAGCTGCTGCGCGTCCTCGAGCTCGGCGAGGTGAAGCGCGTCGGCGCGTCGCGTCCGCTCCAGGTGAACGTGCGGATCGTCGCCGCGACGCACCGGGACCTGCGCGCCCAGGTCCGGGCGGGCCGCTTTCGCGAGGACCTCTTCTACCGGCTCTGCGTCGTCCCCGTCACCGTCCCGCCGCTCCGCCAGCGGAGGGGCGACGTCCGCGCGCTCGCCGAGACGTTCCTCGCCCGCGCAGCGCCGCGCGGGCTCCCCCTGCGCTGGGCCCCCGAGGCGCTCGCCAAGCTCGAGGGCTACGACTGGCCCGGGAACGTCCGCCAGCTGAGGAACGTGGTGCAGCGCGCCCTCCTGTTCCGCGGAGAGGGGCAGTGCGTCTCCGCCGACGCCGTGACGTTCGAGGACACGCGCGCCGCGCCGGGCCCGGGCGGCGACGATGACACCCTGTACCTGCCCGGTCTCACGCTGGAGGACATCGAGCGGGAGGCGATCCGGCTCTCGCTGCGCCGGAACAAGGGCAAGCGGGCGGCGGTGGTGAAGGAGCTCCACATCGCGAAGAGCACGGTGCTGAAGCGGATCGGCCAGTGGGGGCTGCACCACGAGGGACGCGCGGCGGGAGAAGCAGGAGAAGGGGAGGATGACGGGGAGTAA